ACGTCACGCCGGTGGCCCTGGAACTGGTGCTCGCCGTCGATAGTTCGTCCAGCGTCAGCGATGAAGAATACGACCTGCAAATGCGGGGAATCGCCGAGGCCTTCCGCGACCCCGACGTCGTCGAGGCCATTGCCGATTTGGGCGACCGCGGCATGGCGGTGACCGTGGTCCAATGGTCGGGCGGACGCATGCAACGGGTGACGGTCGAGTGGATGCACCTCGGCGATTCATCCAGCGTAGACCGCTTCGCATCGTTGGTGACGCAATCCCAACGTCAACTCACCGGCGGCACCAACCTCGGCGGCGCCATTCGTTATTCCCTGGCGCAGCTCGAGACGAACCGCTTCGAGGGGCAGCGCCGGGTTGTCGATGTCTCGGGCGACGGGTTCGCCGGGCTCAGTCCGCGCCGCGAGCGGGACCGCGCGCTGTCACGCGGCGTCACGATCAACGGCCTCGCCATCCTCAACGAAGAGCCGGCGCTGGGCGACTACTTCGCCGCGCATCCTGTCGGCGGCGCCGGCGCTTTCGTTCTGACCGCCGATTCCTACGAAGATTTCGTTGACGCCATGCGCGACAAACTGATCCAGGAGATCTCCAGCTTCACGATCGCCGCCGCCGGGACGACACCGGCCGCCATTGCCGAAACTGCGCGCGATCGCGCCGAACCGTTTGAGCGCGATCGCATTCCAAGGCCGGATTCCAAGACGGCGGCGCGGTGAGCGCTTAGTCGAGTGCGATCAGGCCTTCGGCCGCCAACGCCGCCCCGACCGACGGCCGCGCCTCGACGCGGCGGGCGTGCC
This region of Alphaproteobacteria bacterium genomic DNA includes:
- a CDS encoding DUF1194 domain-containing protein translates to MPGSRQPRDAWAGWRLVAVAVVMANVNPVRAQDVTPVALELVLAVDSSSSVSDEEYDLQMRGIAEAFRDPDVVEAIADLGDRGMAVTVVQWSGGRMQRVTVEWMHLGDSSSVDRFASLVTQSQRQLTGGTNLGGAIRYSLAQLETNRFEGQRRVVDVSGDGFAGLSPRRERDRALSRGVTINGLAILNEEPALGDYFAAHPVGGAGAFVLTADSYEDFVDAMRDKLIQEISSFTIAAAGTTPAAIAETARDRAEPFERDRIPRPDSKTAAR